Proteins encoded within one genomic window of Lysinibacillus louembei:
- the gmk gene encoding guanylate kinase, protein MRKQRGLLIVLSGPSGVGKGTVRKELFSQANTNYEYSISMTTRLPREGEVDGVDYFFKTREEFEGLIEQGGLLEHAEFVGNYYGTPLAYVNDTLEAGRDVFLEIEVQGAAQIRAKAPDALFIFLAPPSLSELKDRLVGRGTETEDIIAKRIATAREELEMMSLYDYVVENDEVQNACDKINAIIKAEHCRRERVEKIYLSMLKGE, encoded by the coding sequence ATGAGAAAACAACGTGGCTTATTAATCGTATTATCCGGTCCATCTGGTGTTGGAAAAGGAACGGTTCGAAAAGAGCTATTTTCACAAGCGAATACAAATTATGAATATTCGATTTCCATGACAACACGTCTACCTCGCGAAGGAGAGGTTGATGGTGTAGACTATTTCTTTAAAACGCGTGAGGAATTTGAAGGGTTAATTGAGCAAGGCGGTTTATTAGAGCATGCAGAGTTTGTTGGCAATTATTACGGTACGCCACTTGCTTATGTAAATGATACGCTAGAAGCAGGGCGAGATGTTTTTTTAGAAATTGAAGTGCAAGGAGCTGCCCAAATTCGTGCGAAAGCACCTGATGCGCTATTTATCTTTTTAGCGCCACCAAGCCTTTCAGAGTTAAAGGATCGTTTGGTTGGAAGAGGAACAGAAACGGAAGATATTATTGCAAAGCGTATTGCAACAGCGCGTGAAGAGCTTGAAATGATGAGTCTTTATGATTATGTTGTAGAAAATGATGAAGTGCAAAACGCATGCGATAAAATTAATGCTATTATTAAAGCAGAGCATTGCCGACGTGAGCGCGTCGAAAAAATATATTTGTCAATGTTGAAAGGAGAATAA
- the pyrE gene encoding orotate phosphoribosyltransferase, which produces MTLQKEIAAGMLQVGAVELNPTDLFTWASGIQSPIYCDTRLTISDPAIRKQIANGLAANIKEFFPEVEVVAGTATAGIPHAAWVSDILQLPMVYVRSKAKEHGRGKQIEGKYAAGQKVVVVEDIVSTGGSSITAVEALRAAGCEVLGVVCVYTYNLPKAEKAFDEIGVKYVSLTNFDYLVEAASESGNVAEEHIPFLKEWHAKLKAGEL; this is translated from the coding sequence ATGACATTACAAAAAGAAATTGCTGCCGGAATGCTACAAGTAGGCGCAGTAGAACTAAATCCAACAGACTTGTTCACATGGGCATCAGGCATCCAATCACCAATTTACTGTGACACACGTCTAACAATCTCAGACCCAGCCATCCGTAAGCAAATCGCAAACGGCTTAGCAGCAAACATTAAGGAATTTTTCCCAGAAGTAGAAGTGGTAGCAGGCACAGCAACAGCAGGCATACCACATGCTGCATGGGTATCAGATATTTTACAATTACCAATGGTTTATGTGCGCTCAAAAGCAAAAGAACATGGTCGTGGTAAACAAATTGAAGGTAAATATGCTGCGGGTCAAAAAGTGGTCGTAGTAGAAGACATCGTCTCAACAGGCGGCTCATCCATCACAGCGGTAGAAGCACTGCGCGCAGCGGGCTGTGAAGTGCTAGGTGTCGTATGTGTCTACACATACAACCTACCAAAAGCAGAAAAAGCATTCGATGAAATCGGCGTAAAATATGTTTCTTTAACAAACTTTGATTACTTAGTAGAAGCAGCCTCTGAATCAGGCAACGTTGCAGAAGAGCACATTCCGTTCTTGAAGGAGTGGCATGCAAAACTTAAAGCCGGAGAGCTTTAA
- the rsmB gene encoding 16S rRNA (cytosine(967)-C(5))-methyltransferase RsmB translates to MTKKKQQIWNGNVRDAALSILLAVDKNQAYSNLLLHQTIEKYKIEAKDRALLTEITYGTLQHKLTLDYYLAPFVRGKVEAWVQWLLRLSLFQMHYLTRIPPHAAVNEAVEIAKRRGHQGIASMVNGILRSILRQGVRSTDEIQDEMERLAIATSHPQWLVERYIETYGIEQTATMLACNNLPAKQTVRVNTLKATPAEAIALLEQEGITAVQSEFLPECLTLTGGQAARTEAFKKGFITIQDESSMLPANVLNPQPGMRVLDMCAAPGGKTTHLAEKMHNQGSVLALDLHPHKLELIDENTARLDIEIVQTAPLDGRKAASILQKESFDAILIDAPCSGLGVMRRKPDIKYTKRLEDFANLQVIQLGILANAVELLKPNGRLVYSTCTIDKEENEGTVQAFLAAHPMMEAILLENLPQQLAEEQHNGMLQVFPQHMDSDGFFVAAFVKKETN, encoded by the coding sequence ATGACAAAGAAAAAACAGCAAATTTGGAATGGTAATGTACGAGATGCGGCGTTAAGCATTTTATTAGCAGTTGATAAAAATCAAGCATATAGCAACTTGTTACTACATCAAACAATTGAAAAATATAAAATAGAAGCAAAGGACCGTGCGTTATTAACGGAAATCACGTATGGTACATTGCAGCACAAATTAACGCTTGATTATTATTTAGCACCATTTGTAAGAGGGAAAGTAGAAGCATGGGTGCAATGGTTACTGCGCCTTTCATTATTCCAAATGCATTATTTAACACGCATCCCACCACATGCCGCAGTGAATGAGGCAGTGGAAATTGCAAAGCGACGTGGGCATCAAGGAATTGCCTCAATGGTTAATGGTATTTTGCGTTCGATTTTACGACAAGGTGTGCGTTCGACAGATGAAATTCAGGATGAAATGGAGCGTTTAGCGATTGCAACAAGCCATCCACAATGGCTAGTGGAGCGCTATATCGAGACATATGGCATTGAACAAACAGCAACAATGCTTGCGTGTAACAATTTGCCAGCCAAGCAAACAGTACGTGTCAATACATTAAAGGCGACGCCAGCTGAAGCGATTGCACTACTTGAGCAAGAGGGGATTACAGCGGTACAAAGCGAATTTCTACCTGAATGCTTAACATTGACAGGTGGACAAGCAGCACGTACAGAAGCATTCAAAAAAGGATTCATTACGATTCAAGATGAAAGCTCGATGTTACCAGCAAACGTTTTAAACCCACAGCCAGGGATGCGTGTACTCGATATGTGTGCAGCACCAGGCGGGAAAACGACGCATTTAGCAGAAAAAATGCATAATCAAGGCTCAGTGCTAGCGCTCGACTTGCATCCACATAAGCTTGAGCTAATCGATGAAAACACAGCGCGCTTAGACATTGAGATTGTACAAACAGCGCCATTAGATGGGCGCAAAGCAGCTAGCATATTACAAAAGGAAAGCTTTGATGCGATTTTAATTGATGCACCATGCTCAGGGCTTGGTGTAATGCGTCGCAAGCCAGATATTAAATACACAAAAAGACTAGAGGATTTCGCCAATTTACAAGTGATTCAGCTTGGTATTTTAGCAAATGCAGTGGAGCTATTAAAGCCGAATGGACGCCTCGTTTATAGCACATGTACAATCGATAAAGAAGAAAATGAAGGTACGGTACAAGCCTTTTTGGCAGCACATCCGATGATGGAAGCAATCTTGCTAGAAAATTTACCACAACAGCTTGCTGAGGAGCAACATAACGGAATGCTTCAAGTATTCCCACAACATATGGACAGCGATGGCTTTTTCGTTGCTGCCTTCGTAAAAAAGGAGACAAATTAA
- the fmt gene encoding methionyl-tRNA formyltransferase — protein sequence MLSIVFMGTPAFSVPILRMLHEEGYNVLAVVTQPDRPVGRKKVLTPPPVKEEAVRLGLPVIQPEKLRDSVELEQILALQADLVVTAAFGQILPKVLLDAPRLGCINVHASLLPAYRGGAPIHQAIIDGQKEAGVTIMYMAQKLDAGDIISQQAISIEETDHTGSLFDKLSIVGRDLLKQTLPAIEAGTNNRTVQDETLVTYAHNISREQERIDWQQNARTIYNQVRGLHPWPVAYTTLEESNVKIWWAQIGSTKHTATPGEVVHIAKDYFEIATGEGGALAVYDLQPAGKKRLSAEEYLRGTGAKLQIGDRFE from the coding sequence ATGTTATCCATCGTTTTTATGGGCACACCGGCCTTCTCTGTACCAATTTTACGCATGCTACATGAAGAGGGCTACAATGTGCTAGCAGTGGTAACACAGCCTGATCGTCCTGTTGGGCGTAAAAAAGTATTAACGCCTCCACCTGTCAAGGAGGAAGCTGTACGTTTAGGCTTACCTGTTATTCAACCAGAAAAGCTACGCGACTCAGTAGAATTAGAGCAAATTTTAGCATTGCAGGCAGATTTAGTCGTGACAGCAGCATTTGGTCAAATTTTACCGAAAGTGTTGCTTGATGCACCGCGTTTAGGCTGTATTAACGTTCATGCTTCATTGCTACCTGCATATAGAGGTGGCGCACCGATTCATCAGGCAATTATAGATGGACAAAAGGAAGCCGGTGTGACGATTATGTATATGGCACAAAAGCTAGATGCTGGCGATATCATTAGTCAACAGGCGATTTCGATTGAAGAAACGGATCATACAGGCAGTTTATTTGACAAGCTAAGCATTGTAGGACGTGACTTATTAAAGCAAACATTGCCTGCAATTGAAGCAGGTACAAATAATCGTACAGTCCAAGACGAAACATTGGTTACTTATGCGCATAATATTAGTCGTGAGCAAGAACGCATTGATTGGCAGCAAAACGCACGCACGATTTACAATCAAGTACGCGGTTTGCATCCATGGCCTGTTGCCTACACAACTTTGGAAGAAAGCAATGTGAAAATTTGGTGGGCACAAATTGGTAGTACGAAGCACACAGCTACACCAGGTGAGGTTGTGCATATTGCGAAAGATTATTTTGAAATTGCAACAGGTGAAGGCGGGGCGCTTGCTGTTTATGATTTACAGCCTGCGGGGAAAAAGCGTCTGAGCGCAGAGGAATATTTGCGTGGCACAGGGGCAAAATTGCAGATTGGAGATCGCTTTGAATGA
- the priA gene encoding primosomal protein N', translating to MTRIAKVIVDVAAYPVDRPFDYLVPADWHDLIECGCRVKVPFGPRNVLGFVVELASETDVPLDKIKPITQVLDIEPVLTEEMLSLAKWLKTQTICYEIDALQVMLPSALRAKYEKIVHLQVALEQLDPILAAFFKKSAKANFKQFEKESLLKELKQAVNKGHVRIENEVKQQGKIKEVRKVQIHAEASYIAEIEQQISKRAKKQIHLVQWMKAHCGEIFSPEEIYEQAGVTATVLQALIEMGAAKFIQEEVYRDPFTKDVAQTTALNLTAEQEQALSYITAAMKKQHNETFLLHGITGSGKTEVYLQAIQQALQDGKEAIMLVPEISLTPQMTERFRSRFGEMVAVMHSGLSVGEKYDEWRKIQQGKVKVVVGARSAIFAPFQHVGLIILDEEHESTYKQEDAPRYHARDVAIWRSKFHQCPVILGSATPALESFARAKKNVYTLLTLKERAKQQALPTVEIVDMREELKLGNRSMFSTSLIEAMRERLVRKEQIVLFLNRRGYSSFVLCRDCGTVVQCPNCDISLTYHRYNEKLKCHYCGYDEYVPQSCPQCQSEHIRFFGTGTQKVEEEIYKLFPEARIVRMDVDTTSQKGAHEQLLDIFGSGQADILLGTQMIAKGLDFPNITLVGVLSADTSLHLPDYRSSERTFQLLTQVSGRAGRHDLLGEVIIQTYTPEHYAIELAQAQQYEPFYTREMYSRHQAGYPPYYYLALVQVSHEDVIMAAEYAGRVADYLREKLSFNVAIIGPTTASISRLNNRYRYQCLIKYKVEPNLIETLLQLIKIYRTDWSKKGIQLIVDLDPSVI from the coding sequence ATGACACGTATTGCCAAAGTGATTGTTGATGTGGCGGCATACCCAGTTGATCGCCCATTCGACTATCTCGTACCAGCAGATTGGCATGATCTAATTGAATGTGGCTGTCGCGTTAAAGTACCATTCGGACCGCGCAATGTGCTTGGCTTCGTTGTCGAGCTTGCAAGCGAAACCGACGTGCCACTCGATAAAATCAAGCCGATTACCCAAGTGCTAGATATTGAGCCTGTATTAACAGAGGAAATGCTCAGCTTGGCAAAATGGCTAAAAACACAAACGATTTGTTATGAAATTGATGCATTACAGGTCATGTTGCCATCGGCATTGCGTGCGAAATATGAAAAAATAGTGCACTTACAAGTAGCGCTAGAACAGCTAGACCCTATTCTTGCAGCCTTTTTCAAAAAATCCGCAAAGGCAAATTTCAAGCAATTTGAAAAGGAATCATTGTTAAAAGAATTAAAGCAAGCAGTTAACAAAGGGCATGTTCGCATTGAAAACGAAGTAAAGCAGCAAGGTAAAATTAAGGAAGTCCGTAAAGTGCAAATTCATGCGGAGGCAAGCTATATAGCGGAAATTGAGCAGCAAATATCGAAGCGAGCAAAAAAGCAAATTCACTTAGTGCAGTGGATGAAAGCACATTGTGGTGAAATTTTCTCGCCAGAGGAAATATACGAGCAAGCAGGCGTCACTGCAACAGTTTTGCAGGCACTGATTGAAATGGGTGCAGCGAAATTTATTCAAGAGGAAGTATATCGCGACCCATTTACAAAGGATGTAGCGCAAACGACAGCACTAAATTTAACAGCTGAGCAAGAGCAGGCATTGAGCTACATCACAGCGGCAATGAAAAAACAACATAATGAAACATTTCTATTGCATGGTATTACAGGAAGCGGCAAAACCGAAGTGTATTTGCAAGCGATTCAGCAGGCTTTACAGGACGGCAAAGAGGCGATTATGCTTGTGCCTGAAATCTCCTTGACACCACAAATGACAGAGCGTTTTCGCTCACGCTTTGGCGAGATGGTCGCTGTAATGCATAGTGGCTTATCTGTTGGTGAAAAATATGATGAATGGCGCAAAATTCAGCAAGGCAAAGTAAAGGTTGTTGTTGGTGCGCGCTCGGCAATTTTTGCCCCGTTTCAGCATGTTGGGCTTATTATTTTAGATGAAGAGCATGAATCGACATATAAGCAGGAGGATGCTCCTCGCTATCATGCACGTGATGTGGCAATATGGCGCAGTAAGTTTCATCAATGCCCTGTGATTCTAGGCAGTGCAACACCAGCGCTTGAATCGTTTGCACGAGCGAAAAAAAATGTTTATACATTGCTAACATTAAAAGAGCGTGCCAAGCAGCAAGCATTACCAACTGTGGAAATTGTAGATATGCGTGAAGAACTAAAGCTCGGCAATCGCTCGATGTTTTCAACGAGCTTAATCGAGGCAATGCGTGAGCGATTAGTGCGCAAAGAGCAAATCGTCTTGTTTTTAAATCGACGAGGTTATTCGAGCTTTGTGTTATGCCGTGATTGTGGAACGGTTGTGCAATGTCCTAACTGCGATATTTCTTTAACCTATCATCGCTACAACGAAAAATTAAAATGTCATTACTGTGGCTACGATGAATATGTACCGCAAAGCTGTCCACAATGTCAAAGTGAGCATATTCGCTTTTTCGGCACAGGTACACAAAAGGTTGAAGAGGAAATTTATAAGCTGTTTCCAGAGGCAAGAATCGTGCGTATGGATGTTGATACGACGTCACAAAAAGGTGCACACGAACAGCTTTTAGATATATTCGGCAGCGGACAAGCTGATATTTTACTTGGCACGCAAATGATTGCTAAAGGGCTTGACTTCCCGAATATTACGTTAGTTGGTGTGTTAAGTGCGGATACATCATTACATTTACCTGATTATAGATCAAGTGAACGAACATTCCAGCTACTAACACAAGTAAGTGGTCGTGCAGGACGCCATGATTTATTAGGTGAGGTAATTATTCAAACGTATACGCCAGAGCATTATGCGATTGAGCTAGCGCAAGCACAGCAATATGAACCATTTTATACAAGAGAAATGTATTCACGTCATCAAGCGGGTTACCCACCGTATTATTATTTAGCGCTCGTCCAAGTATCGCATGAGGATGTTATTATGGCGGCAGAATATGCGGGTCGCGTAGCTGATTATTTACGTGAAAAGCTCTCATTCAATGTTGCTATTATTGGTCCGACGACTGCTAGCATTAGTCGTCTCAACAATAGATATCGCTATCAATGTTTGATAAAATACAAAGTAGAACCGAATTTGATCGAAACATTATTACAATTGATTAAAATATACCGCACAGATTGGAGTAAGAAGGGCATTCAGCTCATCGTAGACCTTGACCCATCTGTTATTTAG
- a CDS encoding NUDIX hydrolase yields MNYQMTSACLVLNEQKEILLKKDPKRGWELPGGMVELNETFKEAAIRED; encoded by the coding sequence ATGAATTATCAGATGACATCTGCATGCCTTGTCCTGAATGAGCAAAAGGAAATCCTTTTAAAAAAAGACCCAAAGCGTGGCTGGGAGCTACCTGGTGGCATGGTCGAATTGAATGAAACTTTTAAAGAAGCTGCTATACGAGAAGATTGA
- the rpoZ gene encoding DNA-directed RNA polymerase subunit omega translates to MLYPSVDALKKEIDSKYSLVSLASKRARQMQEQGGEKLNKYVSYKPVGRALEEVAAGVLRREAEDASTVYEDEI, encoded by the coding sequence ATGTTATACCCATCAGTAGATGCCTTAAAAAAGGAAATTGATTCAAAATATTCACTTGTGAGCCTAGCTTCTAAGCGTGCACGCCAAATGCAGGAGCAAGGTGGCGAAAAGCTAAACAAGTACGTATCTTATAAGCCAGTAGGTCGTGCGCTAGAGGAAGTAGCGGCAGGTGTTTTACGCAGAGAGGCAGAAGATGCTTCAACTGTTTACGAGGACGAAATTTAA
- a CDS encoding Rqc2 family fibronectin-binding protein, whose product MAFDGLFTRAMALELQQLVTGRITKIHQPNAMEVMLHIRANGANHKLIISIHPSYARIHVTEQTIDNPAEPPMFCMLLRKHLEGGFIHSITQDGTERILHITVESKNEIGDPIMRKLIIEIMGRHSNCILVDADNDKILDSLKHLPPSLNSYRTVLPGQTYIAPPAQHKVNPYESTEEHFFAEPKNAKEVVAHFAGFSPLHAEELLARLSRDSSAFQPFLQELMIAANPTYVETGGKAAFSPTNLTHLQGHVTTYPTLGALLDRVFFARAERDRVKQQAGDLERWLSNEVDKLKLKTKKLEKDYEQASKLDQLQLYGELLMANIYQFEKGQDSVTVENYYNGETVMIAINPRKTPIDNAQHYFQRYNKAKNALVMIEEQLAKTRTDIDYFEMLAQQVAQAAPSDIEEIREELAEQGFLRLRASKKKKKPTKPMPEQFVSSTGMTISVGKNNKQNDFLTFKLAKKNDIWLHTKDIPGSHVVIHNESPDETTLREAAMLSAYFSKARESASVPVDYTEIRQVKKPNGSKPGFVIYFEQKTLYVTPDEELVLKLKKK is encoded by the coding sequence ATGGCTTTTGATGGATTATTTACACGCGCAATGGCGCTAGAGCTACAACAATTAGTAACAGGACGCATTACGAAAATTCACCAGCCGAATGCAATGGAAGTAATGCTTCATATTCGAGCAAATGGGGCAAATCATAAACTGATTATTTCTATCCATCCATCCTATGCACGCATACATGTAACAGAACAAACGATTGATAACCCTGCTGAGCCTCCGATGTTTTGCATGCTTTTGCGCAAACATTTAGAGGGAGGCTTTATTCATTCAATCACACAGGATGGAACCGAGCGTATTTTACATATTACAGTTGAAAGTAAAAATGAAATTGGCGACCCAATTATGCGCAAGCTCATTATCGAAATTATGGGCAGACATAGCAACTGTATATTAGTCGATGCAGATAACGATAAAATACTCGATAGCTTAAAGCATTTACCACCTTCATTAAACAGCTACCGTACCGTTTTACCAGGGCAAACATATATCGCACCACCTGCACAGCATAAGGTAAATCCGTATGAATCGACAGAGGAGCATTTTTTTGCTGAGCCGAAAAATGCCAAGGAGGTCGTTGCGCATTTTGCAGGCTTCTCGCCTCTACATGCGGAGGAACTACTAGCTCGCTTATCACGTGACTCCTCAGCTTTTCAACCATTTTTACAGGAGTTAATGATTGCCGCGAATCCTACTTATGTTGAAACTGGTGGAAAAGCTGCATTCTCACCAACTAATTTGACACATTTACAAGGGCATGTCACGACATATCCAACACTCGGTGCTTTGTTAGATCGCGTCTTTTTCGCAAGAGCAGAACGAGACCGTGTCAAACAGCAGGCCGGTGATTTAGAACGCTGGCTAAGCAATGAAGTTGATAAGCTAAAGCTCAAAACAAAAAAGCTTGAAAAGGATTACGAGCAGGCTTCAAAGCTCGACCAATTGCAGCTATATGGTGAGCTGTTGATGGCCAATATTTATCAGTTTGAAAAAGGGCAAGACAGCGTAACGGTGGAAAACTATTATAATGGTGAAACAGTAATGATTGCGATTAACCCTCGCAAAACACCAATTGATAACGCACAGCATTACTTCCAACGCTACAACAAGGCAAAAAACGCACTTGTCATGATTGAGGAACAGCTAGCAAAAACACGTACAGATATTGATTATTTTGAAATGCTCGCACAGCAAGTTGCCCAAGCAGCGCCGAGCGATATCGAGGAAATTCGTGAGGAATTAGCAGAACAAGGCTTTTTACGTTTACGTGCCTCAAAGAAAAAGAAAAAACCAACAAAGCCAATGCCTGAACAATTTGTATCTTCAACAGGTATGACGATTTCTGTTGGTAAGAATAATAAGCAAAATGATTTTTTAACATTTAAATTAGCGAAGAAAAATGACATTTGGCTGCATACAAAGGATATTCCTGGCTCACATGTCGTCATTCATAACGAATCACCTGATGAAACGACATTGCGTGAAGCCGCTATGCTTAGCGCTTATTTCAGCAAAGCGCGAGAATCTGCCTCTGTCCCTGTTGACTACACAGAAATTCGCCAAGTGAAAAAGCCAAATGGTTCAAAGCCCGGCTTCGTCATTTATTTCGAGCAAAAAACATTGTATGTGACACCTGATGAGGAATTAGTGTTGAAATTGAAGAAAAAATAA
- a CDS encoding methyltransferase domain-containing protein: MTLLNPTTFSNWLIPHSLEWYAQLGELQQRYEYPWASSLAEPNGESMFDEIVAQTIVGKKVLDVGCGHGEFTLKCSLLAREITGFDVTNHFIQNRLNTARSNASFVVGNTKNGLPFQTNEFDCAYIRKGPTSAYPSLKNVVKKGGAIIGLHPGDALGKELPILFPNLFESTIGTPILNKIKENLANSDFSESTIETVNSTEYFQSPEDILKLRCFGQHPSIYETLTVENLDEIASTFKQHATANGLPITYSRYIVKATI; this comes from the coding sequence ATGACATTACTGAATCCAACTACTTTCTCGAACTGGTTAATACCTCACTCACTCGAGTGGTATGCACAATTAGGTGAACTACAGCAACGCTATGAATATCCATGGGCTTCCTCTCTTGCAGAGCCGAATGGCGAGTCGATGTTTGATGAAATTGTAGCTCAAACAATTGTCGGAAAGAAAGTATTAGATGTCGGTTGTGGACACGGTGAGTTTACATTAAAGTGCAGCTTATTAGCGAGGGAAATCACTGGCTTTGATGTAACCAATCATTTTATTCAAAATAGACTTAACACTGCAAGATCAAATGCCTCCTTTGTTGTTGGAAATACAAAAAACGGGTTACCTTTTCAAACAAATGAATTCGATTGTGCCTACATAAGAAAAGGCCCTACCTCTGCTTACCCTTCTCTTAAAAATGTTGTGAAAAAAGGCGGTGCAATTATTGGATTACATCCTGGAGATGCACTAGGGAAAGAGTTACCTATTTTATTTCCTAATCTTTTTGAATCAACAATTGGGACACCTATTTTAAATAAGATTAAAGAAAACCTTGCAAATAGTGATTTTTCAGAATCAACAATTGAAACAGTCAATAGTACCGAATATTTCCAGTCTCCAGAAGACATATTGAAGCTTCGTTGCTTCGGTCAGCATCCATCTATTTATGAAACATTGACAGTTGAAAACTTAGATGAAATCGCCTCTACTTTTAAGCAACATGCAACAGCAAATGGGTTGCCTATTACATATTCACGCTATATTGTAAAAGCAACAATCTAA
- the def gene encoding peptide deformylase — MAIKEVVKNPAAILTTATKEVEVINEEIIELLDDLYDTMVEYDGVGIAAPQINVSLRVAIVELGEDILEMINPIVLETKGEEEDVEGCLSFPELFGMVKRPTYVKIEASDREGRIYELEAEDFEARAILHEIDHLDGVLFDSKITHVLTEEELEEMYAEEE, encoded by the coding sequence ATGGCGATTAAAGAAGTAGTGAAAAACCCAGCAGCAATTTTAACAACAGCGACGAAGGAAGTTGAGGTTATCAATGAGGAAATTATTGAGCTGTTAGATGATTTATATGACACGATGGTGGAATACGATGGTGTTGGCATTGCGGCACCACAAATTAATGTAAGCCTACGTGTAGCCATTGTGGAATTAGGGGAGGATATTTTAGAAATGATTAACCCGATTGTATTAGAGACAAAAGGGGAAGAGGAAGATGTGGAAGGCTGCTTAAGCTTTCCTGAATTATTCGGTATGGTAAAGCGCCCAACATATGTGAAAATTGAAGCATCTGACCGTGAAGGACGCATTTATGAGCTAGAGGCAGAGGACTTTGAGGCACGTGCGATTTTACATGAAATTGATCATCTAGATGGCGTTTTATTTGACTCAAAAATTACGCATGTGCTAACAGAGGAAGAGCTCGAAGAAATGTATGCAGAGGAGGAATAG
- a CDS encoding YicC/YloC family endoribonuclease — protein sequence MVRSMTGFGRGVTTTKSYQLTIEVRAVNHRFLEISTKFPKEWMESEVLAKKMLSTAVSRGKLDVLIAVKELQVEEQHVTINWALLEAYIKAKEALSQKIAMQEKWSMQEIAMLDQVLVVEKQEAMQEDFLIAVERAMQEAIENLVQMREREGQELKLVMLQYKEQLQQQIAQIRATSPDAVMKYRERLKARIEEIASGQLLEERLLMEVALFAERVDITEELDRLDSHFGQLEEILQEHGAIGRKLDFLMQEMHREINTIGSKNQSSESSVAVVQAKAILEKMREQVQNIE from the coding sequence TTGGTGCGTAGTATGACAGGCTTTGGCAGGGGTGTCACAACGACAAAATCGTATCAATTAACGATTGAAGTTCGTGCTGTGAATCATCGCTTTTTAGAAATAAGCACAAAATTTCCGAAAGAGTGGATGGAATCGGAAGTGTTAGCGAAAAAAATGCTTTCAACAGCTGTTTCACGCGGAAAGCTAGATGTACTCATTGCGGTGAAGGAGCTGCAAGTAGAAGAACAGCACGTAACAATTAATTGGGCTTTACTTGAAGCGTACATAAAAGCAAAGGAAGCATTGTCACAAAAAATTGCGATGCAGGAAAAATGGTCAATGCAGGAAATTGCTATGCTTGATCAAGTGTTAGTTGTTGAAAAGCAAGAGGCGATGCAAGAAGACTTTTTAATTGCGGTAGAGCGAGCGATGCAGGAAGCAATTGAAAATTTAGTGCAAATGCGTGAGCGTGAAGGACAAGAGTTGAAGCTAGTTATGTTACAATATAAAGAACAATTACAACAGCAAATTGCACAGATCCGTGCAACGTCACCAGATGCTGTAATGAAATATCGAGAGCGTTTAAAAGCGCGTATCGAAGAAATTGCGAGTGGGCAGCTGTTGGAGGAACGTTTGTTAATGGAAGTGGCATTATTCGCAGAACGAGTAGATATTACGGAGGAGCTAGACCGTCTTGATAGTCATTTTGGTCAGCTAGAGGAAATATTGCAGGAGCATGGTGCAATTGGGCGTAAGCTTGATTTCTTAATGCAGGAGATGCATCGGGAAATTAATACGATTGGCTCCAAAAATCAATCCTCTGAAAGCTCAGTAGCGGTCGTACAAGCAAAAGCCATTTTAGAGAAAATGCGAGAGCAAGTTCAAAATATCGAATAG